The sequence TGCCGCCCCTATTTATTAGTTTGTGTTCAAAACAATGTCAACCTTAGTTTTAGATAAAATTACTTTGAGCACAAAGCAATAGACCCACAGAATGTTTTTAAGGAAAATAGAATGATTACATGGAATGAACAAACAGATGTTGTTGTAATAGGAAGCGGCGTGGCCGGGTGCAGTGCGGCAATTGAGGCCCGCTCAGCAGGTGCGTCAGTCATTATTTTCGAAAAAATGAAAATCACCGGCGGCAACACTCGAATCAGTGATGGGGGATTGGCGGCACCTGGGAACAGACTGCAAAAAAAACAAGGCATAGAAGATTCGCCGGAACTGTTTTATCAAGATATATTAAAGGCTGGGTTAAACCTCAATCACCGGGCCCTGGCTAGAATATTCGCAGAACAGGGGGCCGATGCGGTTGAATGGCTCCAAATGGAACTGGGCGTTCAATATATGGATCGCCTGGATCGTTTCGGGGGGCATTCAGTCGCCCGCTGCCTGACAACCAGCAGTCATTCCGGCAAAGATATAATCAAAGCGCAAACGTCCCGTTTAAAACAGATGGGAGCGGAAATCAGGACACAATGCCTTTTGACGGATTTACTGACTGATGACAGCGGCAAAGTATGTGGCGTTCGAATCAAAACCGGATATCATCACAAGGACCTGGGCTTTAAAGAACAACAAAATATCCGAGCCGGCCGGGCTGTGATTCTCGCCACAGGCGGATTTGGCAATGACGTTCCATTTCGGATGCTGCAGAACCCAAGCCTGGATACCACTGTCACCTCCACAAACCACCGAGGAGCAACGGCTGAAGGCTTGAGCTCCGCGTTGAAAATCGGGGCGGCGCCTGTCCATTTATCCTGGATTCAGACCGGCCCATGGGGCTGTGTTGATGAAATCGGCTACGGCACAGGATCTCGATTTGCGTCATATGCTTTGTACCCCAATGGAATTCTGGTCGATCCGTCAACCGGCCGGCGTATCGTAAGCGAGTGGGCAGACCGCCGGCAGCGGAGTATGGCTATTTTTAAAGCAGGGCATCCGTGTGTCGGGATTATGGATGCCCAAGGGGTAGGACATGATCCTCAAAGTTTAAAAAAATGTCTTGAGACGGGAAAGGTATATGAATTTAATAGCTTGGCAGATCTTGCCAAGGCTTATAAAATACCGTCTGATGCGTTTACGTCCACAGTAAAAGAATACAACAATATGATCAAGAAAGGCCAAACAGATCAATTTGGCAAATCCTTGGAAACTGCGCAACTAATATCCAGCCCGCCTTTTTTTGCCATGCATCTGTGGCCAAAGGTTCATTACACCCCGGGAGGTGTGGGAATCAATACAAACGCACAGGTGATTGATGTTCGCAACCAGCCGATTCCAAACCTTTACGCCGCCGGTGAAGTTTGTGGCGGCATTCATGGCGCTGATCGATTAGGAAGTTGCGCACTTACCGAATGCCTTGTTTTTGGACGGATCGCCGGCCGGAATGCTGCTGCGGAGAACAAAATTCAGGGGACATAAGCCATGTCTTTATGTAAAACAGTATTTGCAGTGTTTCATGATTTCTGCTTAACGGTTGAGCTCTTTCACTTCGTCCAGCACCTCGCGCACCTTGATTACCAGATCCTGCTTTGCGAACGGTTTCTGAATAAACTGCACGCCTTCGTCCAATACGCCATGGTGGGCGATCAGATTTGCTGTATAGCCGGACATGAACAATAGATTGAGGTTCGGGTAAAGCGATAGCAGGTTTCTGGCCAGGTCCCGGCCGTTCATCCCGGGCATGACCACATCGGTCATGAGCAGGTGAATCTCGCCGGCGTGCTCACGGGCAAGGGCGATGGCTTCTTCCGGTGTGCCGGCCGCAAGGACCGTGTAACCGGTTCGCTCCAGCATCATCCGGGTCATTTTTAAGATGGAAGGTTCATCTTCCACCAGCAGAATGGTTTCAGTTCCTTTCTGGTTGAATTTGTCCGAGTTTTTTTTCTCTGGACTTTCGGTTGCAGCCAGATACCGGGGCAGATAGATCCGGAAGATGCTCCCCTGCCCCGGCTCGCTGTAGATATTGATAAAACCGTCATTTTGCTTAACGATGCCGTACACCGTAGCCAGACCAAGACCGGTGCCCTTATCCACGTCCTTGGTGGTGAAAAAGGGTTCGAAAAGATTGGCCAGCGTCTCCTGTTCCATCCTGTTCCATGCCACAGCCGTCGTCACTGACCGCCAGCAGGACAAAGTCACCAGCAACAAAACCAGGGTGCTCCGCACAATAGGTGGAATCAAACGTCGCTTTTCCCGTTTCTATGGTGATCATTCCTATGTCCGCGATTGCATCACGAGCGTTGATACAAAGATTGGCCAGGATTTGATCGATTTGTGACGGATCCATCCGGACCGGCCAAACTGTCGTTTCAGGCCGCCAGGCAAGATCGATATCCTCGCCGATCAGTCGCCGAAGCATCTTGAGCATGCTTTTGATCGTCCGGTTTAGATCAAGCACCTTGGGTGCAATGGTCTGTTTACGGGCAAAGGCCAGCAGCTGCCGGGTGATATCGGCAGATCGGTTGGCGGCAGAGAAAATTTCACTAAGGTTGTTGTGGAGCGGATCATCCGGGGCTAAGTCTTCCATAGCAATTTCCGTATTACCGAGGATCACGCTGAGCATGTTGTTAAAGTCGTGAGCCACTCCTCCGGCAAGACGTCCCACGGACTCCATTTTCTGGGCTTGGCGCATTTGCTCTTCCAGTTTCTCGTGCGCTGTTTTTTGGCGGGCCTCTTCCTGGATGGCAAACAGAATCGGCGCCGTTTGCGCTGCCACGCTTTCCAGAAGGTCCCGGTCGTCTTTGTCGTATCCCTCCGCCTTGTTGGCTACGACAAACTGGCCGATCAGGTTATCGTGGTGCACGATGGGAGTCGCCAAGGCGTTCTCCAGGGCCACGTGTCCTTCGGGAATCCGGAGTTTTTCGTTGGCGATCAACGTCTGCTTCTTCATCAGGGACCTGCCCCACAGCCCTCCCCAGACGGAACGGGGAAAAACGACGCTCTTTTCAGCTATCTGGCATTGATCCCAAACGTCGCGCGTCATGGAGGGACAGACCAAGTCGCCGGCCTCATCGATGTACCCGAAATAGCCGAAGCGGCTGTCCAGATCCTTCAAAAGGACATCGAGAACATCAACAAAGACCTCGTTCCGAGAGGAGATCAGAAAAACATTGGCGATTCGACTGGATAGCTTGATGGATCGATGTTGTCGGACAACCGCCTCTTCAGCCTGTTTGCGCTCTGTGATGTCGCTCAGCACTACACGGTACACCGGAGCGCCGTCTTCCGCTTGCGCAGCGATTACCCTCAGATGCGCCCAGAAGTGTGTCCCATCCGGTTTGACCAGCCGTAGCTCGCATTCCTGGGGTTCGCCCGTCTGAAAGAGCTGCTTCCGATGCAGGTAGTAGATGTCCTGGTCCTCTTTAAGGATGAAGCGGGAAATCGGCTGCTTGATCAGCGCGCTGCGGTTCGTTTCCAGCAATGTGGCGGCGGTGAGGTTGGCCTCGGCGATCAGTCCCTTTTCGGACAGGGTGCAGTAGCCCACCGGGGCCAGGTCGTATAAATCGAAATAACGCGTCCGCCCGGCTTCGATCTCCGCCTGGGCCGTGCGCAACTCCTCGTTCTGCATCTCCAGTTCGATCTGGTGCACCCGCAGTTCATGGAGTGTATCCTGAATGTCGTCGGGGGAGAGGGCCGCGCTGTCGTTAGGTGTCCGGACGACCCGTTGCCGGGCAAACGTTTCGGCTTTCTGCCGTAAATCCGCAGCGTTTTTTCGGCGGTTGTCGGGGTTTGTCATGGATTATCGCCTCTATTTTTTGACGGCAACGTCCCGTTTGCCGCGGCATCCGTCCGCTCCCGGCCTTTTGTCTCGGTGACATCCTGCGAGGCGCCGGTGATGCCGACGATCACGCCGGCGGAATTTTGCAAGGGTTCAACTGTCAGATCATACACAAGGGGCCTGCCCGCAATCGTGGTTTGCACGGCTTTCCGCGCGCCTTTCCCGCTCTTCAGCACCTGTTGCTTGATGTCCGTCAGTGCGGCTGCCTCGTTTTTCGGCAGCAGGTCGGCGTTGACCGTGGAAAGCTCCTCGTTGGTGGATTTCAAGGGCAGGCGGATAACAAACTTTGTCCCCTTTCCAGGCTGGGATTCCACAGCAATCTTGCCCCCATAATTTTCAGTAATGATAAAATAGGACACGCTGAGTCCGAGACCCGTCCCCTCTCCCACAGGTTTGGTGGTATAAAATGGCTCAAAGACCCGTTTACAAATCGCTTCATCCATGCCCGGGCCGTTGTCTTCGATCTCCATACAGACCATTTTCCGCTCTTTGTCAAATTCCGTCCGTACAATAAAGATGGGCTTCCCGGTTCCGGCCGTCTGCATGGCCTCGGCGCCGTTTCTGAAGATGTTGAGCAGCACCTGCTGGATTTTTGCCCCCTCACAGGAAACAGGGGGAAGACCATCTTCAAACTCCCTTCGGATCTCAATCGACTTGAAATCATATTGTTTTATAATATCATAATCGGTGGCGGCCAGATCCAGGGTTTTATCGATCAGATCGGAAAGATCATGGAATGAGACCTGGGCCTCGCTCTTCCGGGCAAAACCGAGCATGTTGGACACAATCTCCGCCGCCCGTAATCCTGATTTCCTGATGGTCTTGAGCATGCGCGGTATGCCCCGGGCCTCCATGAAGTTCCGGATGGCAGCCATTGAAACGCCGGCTTCCCTGGCAGCTTTGAGGTTGGCCGGCATATTTTCATTGGTCAACCGGTCCGCCATCACATTGGCAGTCTGCATAATGCCGGCCAGGGGATTGTTGATCTCGTGGGCCATGCCTGCGGCAAATCCTCCGATCGAAAGCATCTTTTCTGCTTGCACCATCATCTCTTCCAACCGCACCTGCTCGGTTACATCGTCAATGCGGATAACTGCCCCCTCCACCCTCTCGCCGGTCAACGGATAGATGGTCACATCCTCGTAGCGTGGCCCCCTTTCAGAGACACAAGTTCTCTTCCGATGGTGTATGATTTCCCGGGACCGGATGCTTTCGGTTATTTTTTTCATTTCCGGCGCCAGCCGGGGGAATATGTGGGAGAGGAGATAGCCCTGGGCATGGGCACCAACCACCCCCGTATTTTTTTCCGCTGTCTTGTTCCACAGGGTTATCTTTGCTTCGGCATCCACCCCAACCAGCACAGACGGCATGGAATCAATGATGTTGGACAGGTAATTACGCAGATGGCGAAGTTCCTCTTCGGCCCGCCTGCGCTCGGTGATGTCGCTCAGCACTACACGGCACACCGTCGCGCCGTCTTCCGCTTGCGCAGCGATTACCGTCAGATGCGCCCAGAAGTGTGTCCCATCCGGTTTGACCAGTCGTAGCTCGCATTCCTGGGGTCCGCCCACCTCAAAGAGCTGCTTCCGATGCAGGTAGTAGATGTCCTGGTCCTCTTTGAGGATGAAGCGGGAAATCGGCTGCTTGATCAGCGCGCTGCGGTTCGTTCCCAGCAATGTGGCGGCGGTGAGGTTGGCCTCGACGATCACTCCCTTTTCGGACAGGGTGCAGTAGCCCACCGGGGCCAGGTCGTATAAATCGAAATAACGCGCCCGCCCGGCTTCGATCTCCGCCTGGGCCGTGCGCAACTCCTCGTTCTGCATCTCCAGTTCAATCTGGTGCACCCGCAGTTCATGGAGTGTATCCTGAATGTCGTCGGGGGAGAGGGCCGCGCTGTCGTTAGGTGTCCGGACGACCCGTTGCCGGGCAAACGTTTCGGCTTTCTGCCGTAAATCCGCAGCGTTTTTTCGGCGGTTGTCGGAGTTTGTCATGGATTATCGCCTCTATTTTTTGACGGCAACGTCCCGTTTGCCGCGGCATCCGTCCGCTCCCGGCCTTTTGTCTCGGTGACATCCTGCGAGGCGCCGGTGATGCCGACGATCACGCCGGCGGAATTTTGCAAGGGTTCAACTGTCAGGTCATACACAAGGGGCCTGCCCGCAATAGTGGTTTGCACGGCTTGCCGCACGCCTTTCCCGCTCTTCAGCACCTGTTGCTTGATGGCCGTCAGTGCGATTGCCTCGTTTTTCGGCAGCAAGTCGGCGTCCGTCTTGCCGATGAACTCTTCCACTTGAAATTCAGGATCAGGGTTGTGAATCCAGGTGTAACGAAGGTTCGTGTCCTGATTGAAAACAGAAATGGAAGCGGTGTTGAGGGCGAGCCGCAGCCGCTCTTCGTTCACCCGCAGGTCCTCATGAATGACACGCGCCTCCGTGACATCCACAAAGGTAAGCACCGCGCCTTCGATGACGTTATCCATGGTGCGATAGGGCAAAATGCGCATGATGTACCATCGGCCCTCAGTACTCCGGACGTCCAGTTCCTTGGGAATCAGGGTGTCGAGCACGGCCTGCGTGTCCTTCGTCAGGCGCTCGTACCCGAGCAGGTTGGAGACGATGTGGCCCACCGGCCGGCCGATGTCGCTCTGGATCAGATTGATGATCTTGGTGGCGGCGGGGGTGAAGCGCAGGATGCGTAGCTGGAGGTCCACAAAAACGGTGGCGATGCCGGTGCCGGCCAGCAGGTTGTTCATGTCATTGTTGGCCCGCGACAGATCGGCTACCTTGGTCTGCAGCTCGGCGTTGACCGTGGACAGTTCCTCGTTCACCGATTGCAGCTCCTCCTTGGAGGTCTCCAGCTCCTCGTTGGTGGACTGCAGCTCCTCGTTGATCGACTGCATCTCTTCGTTGGCGGATTTCAACTCCTCATTGGATGTCTCCAGTTCTTCATTGGTGGTCTGAAGATACTCCTCCTTGGCTCGTAGCTCCTGCCTGAGCGCGACAACGCGGGCCTCGGCCTCCACCGCATCCTCCGCCTCTGACTTCCGACGTCCATCATCCGTCCTCTGACTTCCGTCCTCTGACTTCTGACTTTCGACCTGTGCCTGCTCCAGAACGACCAGGTACAAGGGCGGGTCGAGGGAAGCCGACGGGGCGGCGGTCACCAGGCGGACAATCAGATTGACGGTGGTGATATCACCGTTGGTTTTTACCCGTAGTCCCGGGCAGCGAACGGTCTCACCGGCTACTGCGGCTTTGTGCAGGGCCGAGGTCAGGTCGCGGTGCAGCCCTTCCCGGGCCATCTTAATGATGTTGTTGGGACTACTCTCACCGGGGGCAGGCTCCAGGTACATGCCGGTGCGGCCGTGGAGATAGAGAATATCGCCTTGGGCGTTGACCAGAGCCGCCGCCTGGACAAGCTGTTGCAGCAAGGCCTGTTCGGTCAACTCGCGCAGTGGCAGTTTCCTTGGAGAGGCCGTATTTTGGTCGGAACGCGGGGGCACTCTATCCGCTGTCGTCATGGACGGCAGGAACCGGCCCAGTCCCGCCCGCTGGGCGCCCAAGAGGTCTTCCTTGCGTTGGTACAACTTCAACTTGCGGTCCAGCACTGTAAAAAGGTCCTGATAGTCGCCCACGGTTTCGGATGTCCCCAGAAAGAGAAACCCGCTCGGGTTCAAGGCGTAGTGGAACAACGGAATGAGCTTTTTCTGCAGATCGCCGCCCAAGTAGATCAGCAGGTTGCGGCAACTGATCAAGTCCAACTTGGAGAAGGGCGGATCCTTGATCACGTTCTGCTCGGAGAAAACCAGCATGTCGCGAATGTTTTTTTTGATGCGAAAGACGCTGTCATCCGGCTCGGACGAGAAGAAGCGCGCCAACCGCTCCGGCGTAAAGTCGGCGGCGATGGAGGCCGGATAGATGCCGGCGCGGGCCGTGGCAATGGCGTGGCTGTCGATGTCCGTGGCAAACACCTGCACATTGAAGTGCTGTTTCATCGTCTCCTGGCGTTCGGCCAGGAGGATGGCCAGGGAATAGGCCTCCTCTCCGGTGGAGCACCCCGGGGACCAGATACGGATGGCGGCATTCGCAGGCTTGCCGGAGAAGAGTTTGGGGATGACCTGTTCCTCCAGCGCCTTGAAGGCTTCGGGATCGCGGAAGAAACTGGTCACGCCGATCAGCATGTCACGGAACAGGGCGTCCACTTCATCGGACGTCTGGTGGATGAATTTGACGTAACCCTCCATGGTTTCGATCTGGTGCACGGCCATGCGCCGCTCAATACGGCGCTGGATGGTGGAGGGTTTGTACTGAGAAAAGTCGTGCCCGGTCCGGGCGCGCAGCAGGAGTAAGACTTTCTTGAGTGCGTTCTCAGCCTTAGGCGCCAGCATGACGCGGCGAGGCGGCTTGCTGAAGGCATGAGTCACATAAGCGATGATCTGGGCGGGCATCTCGGCCGGGGGTAACTCGAAATCCACCAGCCCCGTGCCGATGGCGCTGCGCGGCATGCCGTCGTGTTCTGTGGACTCCGGGTTCTGGGCCATAACCATACCGCCCTCGCCCTTGATGGCCTTCACCCCCAGGGTGCCGTCGCTACCGGTGCCCGAGAGTACTACGCCGATGGTCCGCTCGTGCTGGTCCTGGGCCAGGGACCGGAAGAAAAAGTCGATGGGCATACGCCGGCCGCGCGGGGCCACAGGATCGAGCAGTTGCAGCGTGCCGTTCAAAAACGCCATGTCGCGATTGGGAGGGATGATGTAGGCACAGTTGGGCTTCACCGCCATGCCGTCCTCGACCTCAAATACCTCCATACGAGTGTAGCGCCGAATGAGATCGGTCAGGATGCTCTTGTGGTCTGGGGCCAGATGCTGAACAAGGACAAAGGCCATACCCGGATCAGCGTCCGTGGGCATGCCGGAGAAGAAAGCCTCGAAGGCCGCCAGGCCCCCGGCCGATGCCCCGATGCCCACAACGGGAAAATCACCGGCCTCCCGATCGGGCTTCAGCTGGGCGTCAATGGCGTTTCCGGACTGCTCCGGCGGCATGCCGGTTTTCGTTTCCCCTGGATGTTTGCCGGTCAGCTTTTGCCGGTCTTTTTTTCTTTTTGTCATATTATCATCTTCCCTTATCTTGCGGCGGTGCAGTGGAGGCGTATCGAATGGATGGGCGATTCGACAACAGATTGCGTTTTAAACCAGTAGGCTATAGCGGCCATGTCCGCGTGAATATATCCGGCCCCACGATTGACTCCTTGAAAAGGACCATTGTTACTCAAGTCTTCACTTTTATCAAGGTCACGCTTATAATAGAACATATATTTCTTCTACTGTTTCACAGGCTTCAGCCTTTTTGATCGTCATGTTATTTTCTTTCTCATAAGTTGACTGAGAATTTAATGGTATTATCGATCGCTCGGAACGATTTCAAAATAGCATTCGATAGCAGAGGTATTGTGGAGGAGGGATCATTTCAAATTCTCACTAAGGAGTATCCAAGGCAATTGTTTTATGAACGAATAAAACCGGCAAGACCCGGGATATCATCCAGGGCAAAAACCGGGGGACATGGTTTTTCTATGTCCGCCGGCACCCTATCGCACACAAGGGCACAGACCTTCTCCACATGGGTAAACAACGGCGTTTTACCCACACGTTGCCGCCAGATTTCGATTTTGGGATAAGGCCCTGAAATCCATCCTTCAATGAGAACAAGGTCTGCATGGCCGTAATAGGTTTGGATCAATTTTTCGGGCCGGGTGAGATCAGAGGCCGGAAAATATAAGGCGGCCATTTTAGCATTGACCATGGCGACAGGGCAGGCACCTGCTTGCCTGTGTACATGGGAATCCTTGCCCGGCTTGTCCAGTTCGTAAGCGTGGCTGGAGTGTTTCAATGTGCCGACACACAGGCCTTTTCCAGTAAAATAGCGCACCAGCTCCGCCACCAGGGTGGTTTTACCGGAACCGGGTTGGCCGATGATTTGGACAATGGTCGGCATGGGGTGTTCCTCGAACGGCATCTTATTCTTTGGTATCGTTTTCTATGGGATCCACAGGCTCATAATAGGTTCCCAGGGCACAGGGCCGGCAAAGAATCTGATTGTTTTTAAAAACTTCTTTTTTATCCCTGACCACAATGCCGCACCGGGCACATACGGCCTTGAACCGTGTGGGACCGGGCATGTCCGATGCCGGAACATTGACCTTCACCTCGGAAACCGTAAACAAATCTGAATCATCCATGATTTTATAGGCTTCAAGCTGGGCAAACCTTGGATCTTCAATATGGGGCATCAGTATTGGGGCAAGGTCCCTGGCTGTTTCCGTAGAAACGATTCTGAACGCCTTCCCAGTTTCAAGATTCACAAAGGTGGCAGCCATGATACCGTTGTCAATGAATTTTAAGGATCTTCTGCCAAGCTTTACACCTGTTACATAGGAGATGGCGTCCGTGGCACACCGGTCCATCTCCACATATACAATAATTTTTTTAATCTGGGGCAGTGTTGACGGTTCATCCAGTCCAATAAGCCGGCACCCGAGCATGGCCATACGTACCCCGATCACCTGACCTGCGCACAAATGACCATGGGCCTGTGCCGATCCTTCCAGCAATGTATTAAAATCTTTCAATGGCCCCCCGGCATTTTTTTGTTTGAATATGTCATCTTTTTAACAACTTTTGACTCGATGATCCAGTTTTTGTTAATTTGCCCAACTTCGGCGTTGGAAAAAATTTTTAATCCTCAAAATATGTTGTATATTCCTCCGGTTAAAAATTGTTTCCGCCTTGAATTTGAACAAATTCCCTAAAAACTGGATGATCGAGTTTCAGGAGTACATCAAATGGGGAAGGAACAAAATGATGCCGGGAAAGGCAATGAGAATGATAACCCCGATAATCAGGGCAATCAGAAACGGGGTAATGCCCTTGAATATTTTTTCCAGGGCCACGTTATGGGACAGCACGTTTTTGGCCACCCCGTAAACCACGTAGACATTGATGCCCACAGGCGGTGTAATAACCCCCATCTCCGTGACCATGACAATGATAATGCCAAACCAGATGGGGTCATACCCCAGCTCCATGACCACTGGGAAAAATATGGGAACCGTGAGGGTAACAAAGGCCAGGGCATCCATAAAACAGCCGCCAATAAAATAGATAAAAATGATCACGGCAATAACCAGGGCCGGCGCCATATTAAGTCCGCTCACCCAGGATGCAATCTCAAAGGGAATCCGGGTAACGGCCAGAAATTTGCCGAAAATAACGGCCCCTGCGATCAACATTAACACCATGCAGGAGGTGGTCAATGTTTCCATTAAGGATTTCACGAACCCCTTCCAGGTGAGCTGACGTTTGATCACCGCAATGACCAAGACACCGAAAGCGCCTACGGATGCAGCTTCCGTGGGGGTAAACAGTCCATAGAAAATGCCGCCCACCACCAGGGCAAAAATAATCAGGGTCTCGCCAAGACCAAAAAGCGCTTTGAGCCGCTCTGCCCAGGAAAATTTTTCTCCGGCGGGCCCGGCGTTTTTGTCCATAAGACAGGTAATAAACACAGAACCGATAAAAAGCATGGTAACAAGAAGAGCCGGGAATATGCCGGCCACAAAAAGCTGGCCAATAGATTGCTCCGTTAAAATGCCGTAGATGATCAGCACCACGGACGGGGGCATGATCATGCCAATGCCGCCGCCCGAGGCCACAGAACCCGTGGCCAGTGCATCGTCATAATTGAACCGTTTCATCTCGGGCAATCCCACCGTGGCCATAGTGGCGGCCGTGGCCGGACTTGAGCCGCATACGGCCCCGAATGCCGTACAGGCGGTCACCGTTGCCATGGCAAGCCCGCCGCGCACGCTGCCCAAAAATTTATACCCGGCGGAATAGAGCCGCTTGGATATGCCGGAGTTAAATCCGAGCTGCCCCATGAGAATGAACAGCGGGATAGTAGTCAGATCATAGGAGGCAAAGGTTTCATAAATATTCCTGGATAAAAGCACAAGCCCTGCATCCGGGCTTGTCATTATTGAAAACCCCAAAAACCCCACCAGGGCCATAACAAACGCAACCGGCATCTGGCTCATGAACATGATAATCATGGCGGCAATGCCGACGATTCCTGCAAGAACGGGGCTCATCTGGTTGTGCCTTTTCTTAATTGGTTGACGGTGCTAACAATCT comes from uncultured Desulfobacter sp. and encodes:
- a CDS encoding FmdE family protein is translated as MKDFNTLLEGSAQAHGHLCAGQVIGVRMAMLGCRLIGLDEPSTLPQIKKIIVYVEMDRCATDAISYVTGVKLGRRSLKFIDNGIMAATFVNLETGKAFRIVSTETARDLAPILMPHIEDPRFAQLEAYKIMDDSDLFTVSEVKVNVPASDMPGPTRFKAVCARCGIVVRDKKEVFKNNQILCRPCALGTYYEPVDPIENDTKE
- a CDS encoding PAS domain S-box protein translates to MTNSDNRRKNAADLRQKAETFARQRVVRTPNDSAALSPDDIQDTLHELRVHQIELEMQNEELRTAQAEIEAGRARYFDLYDLAPVGYCTLSEKGVIVEANLTAATLLGTNRSALIKQPISRFILKEDQDIYYLHRKQLFEVGGPQECELRLVKPDGTHFWAHLTVIAAQAEDGATVCRVVLSDITERRRAEEELRHLRNYLSNIIDSMPSVLVGVDAEAKITLWNKTAEKNTGVVGAHAQGYLLSHIFPRLAPEMKKITESIRSREIIHHRKRTCVSERGPRYEDVTIYPLTGERVEGAVIRIDDVTEQVRLEEMMVQAEKMLSIGGFAAGMAHEINNPLAGIMQTANVMADRLTNENMPANLKAAREAGVSMAAIRNFMEARGIPRMLKTIRKSGLRAAEIVSNMLGFARKSEAQVSFHDLSDLIDKTLDLAATDYDIIKQYDFKSIEIRREFEDGLPPVSCEGAKIQQVLLNIFRNGAEAMQTAGTGKPIFIVRTEFDKERKMVCMEIEDNGPGMDEAICKRVFEPFYTTKPVGEGTGLGLSVSYFIITENYGGKIAVESQPGKGTKFVIRLPLKSTNEELSTVNADLLPKNEAAALTDIKQQVLKSGKGARKAVQTTIAGRPLVYDLTVEPLQNSAGVIVGITGASQDVTETKGRERTDAAANGTLPSKNRGDNP
- the mobB gene encoding molybdopterin-guanine dinucleotide biosynthesis protein B, with the protein product MPTIVQIIGQPGSGKTTLVAELVRYFTGKGLCVGTLKHSSHAYELDKPGKDSHVHRQAGACPVAMVNAKMAALYFPASDLTRPEKLIQTYYGHADLVLIEGWISGPYPKIEIWRQRVGKTPLFTHVEKVCALVCDRVPADIEKPCPPVFALDDIPGLAGFIRS
- a CDS encoding GAF domain-containing protein, with amino-acid sequence MTNPDNRRKNAADLRQKAETFARQRVVRTPNDSAALSPDDIQDTLHELRVHQIELEMQNEELRTAQAEIEAGRTRYFDLYDLAPVGYCTLSEKGLIAEANLTAATLLETNRSALIKQPISRFILKEDQDIYYLHRKQLFQTGEPQECELRLVKPDGTHFWAHLRVIAAQAEDGAPVYRVVLSDITERKQAEEAVVRQHRSIKLSSRIANVFLISSRNEVFVDVLDVLLKDLDSRFGYFGYIDEAGDLVCPSMTRDVWDQCQIAEKSVVFPRSVWGGLWGRSLMKKQTLIANEKLRIPEGHVALENALATPIVHHDNLIGQFVVANKAEGYDKDDRDLLESVAAQTAPILFAIQEEARQKTAHEKLEEQMRQAQKMESVGRLAGGVAHDFNNMLSVILGNTEIAMEDLAPDDPLHNNLSEIFSAANRSADITRQLLAFARKQTIAPKVLDLNRTIKSMLKMLRRLIGEDIDLAWRPETTVWPVRMDPSQIDQILANLCINARDAIADIGMITIETGKATFDSTYCAEHPGFVAGDFVLLAVSDDGCGMEQDGTGDAGQSFRTLFHHQGRG
- a CDS encoding chemotaxis protein CheB codes for the protein MTKRKKDRQKLTGKHPGETKTGMPPEQSGNAIDAQLKPDREAGDFPVVGIGASAGGLAAFEAFFSGMPTDADPGMAFVLVQHLAPDHKSILTDLIRRYTRMEVFEVEDGMAVKPNCAYIIPPNRDMAFLNGTLQLLDPVAPRGRRMPIDFFFRSLAQDQHERTIGVVLSGTGSDGTLGVKAIKGEGGMVMAQNPESTEHDGMPRSAIGTGLVDFELPPAEMPAQIIAYVTHAFSKPPRRVMLAPKAENALKKVLLLLRARTGHDFSQYKPSTIQRRIERRMAVHQIETMEGYVKFIHQTSDEVDALFRDMLIGVTSFFRDPEAFKALEEQVIPKLFSGKPANAAIRIWSPGCSTGEEAYSLAILLAERQETMKQHFNVQVFATDIDSHAIATARAGIYPASIAADFTPERLARFFSSEPDDSVFRIKKNIRDMLVFSEQNVIKDPPFSKLDLISCRNLLIYLGGDLQKKLIPLFHYALNPSGFLFLGTSETVGDYQDLFTVLDRKLKLYQRKEDLLGAQRAGLGRFLPSMTTADRVPPRSDQNTASPRKLPLRELTEQALLQQLVQAAALVNAQGDILYLHGRTGMYLEPAPGESSPNNIIKMAREGLHRDLTSALHKAAVAGETVRCPGLRVKTNGDITTVNLIVRLVTAAPSASLDPPLYLVVLEQAQVESQKSEDGSQRTDDGRRKSEAEDAVEAEARVVALRQELRAKEEYLQTTNEELETSNEELKSANEEMQSINEELQSTNEELETSKEELQSVNEELSTVNAELQTKVADLSRANNDMNNLLAGTGIATVFVDLQLRILRFTPAATKIINLIQSDIGRPVGHIVSNLLGYERLTKDTQAVLDTLIPKELDVRSTEGRWYIMRILPYRTMDNVIEGAVLTFVDVTEARVIHEDLRVNEERLRLALNTASISVFNQDTNLRYTWIHNPDPEFQVEEFIGKTDADLLPKNEAIALTAIKQQVLKSGKGVRQAVQTTIAGRPLVYDLTVEPLQNSAGVIVGITGASQDVTETKGRERTDAAANGTLPSKNRGDNP
- a CDS encoding flavocytochrome c; this encodes MITWNEQTDVVVIGSGVAGCSAAIEARSAGASVIIFEKMKITGGNTRISDGGLAAPGNRLQKKQGIEDSPELFYQDILKAGLNLNHRALARIFAEQGADAVEWLQMELGVQYMDRLDRFGGHSVARCLTTSSHSGKDIIKAQTSRLKQMGAEIRTQCLLTDLLTDDSGKVCGVRIKTGYHHKDLGFKEQQNIRAGRAVILATGGFGNDVPFRMLQNPSLDTTVTSTNHRGATAEGLSSALKIGAAPVHLSWIQTGPWGCVDEIGYGTGSRFASYALYPNGILVDPSTGRRIVSEWADRRQRSMAIFKAGHPCVGIMDAQGVGHDPQSLKKCLETGKVYEFNSLADLAKAYKIPSDAFTSTVKEYNNMIKKGQTDQFGKSLETAQLISSPPFFAMHLWPKVHYTPGGVGINTNAQVIDVRNQPIPNLYAAGEVCGGIHGADRLGSCALTECLVFGRIAGRNAAAENKIQGT
- a CDS encoding response regulator, with product MEQETLANLFEPFFTTKDVDKGTGLGLATVYGIVKQNDGFINIYSEPGQGSIFRIYLPRYLAATESPEKKNSDKFNQKGTETILLVEDEPSILKMTRMMLERTGYTVLAAGTPEEAIALAREHAGEIHLLMTDVVMPGMNGRDLARNLLSLYPNLNLLFMSGYTANLIAHHGVLDEGVQFIQKPFAKQDLVIKVREVLDEVKELNR